One Methylosinus sp. LW4 genomic region harbors:
- a CDS encoding diacylglycerol kinase family protein: MICCALIAFLFAPLLLLARACRGASRDPLAWRFHAPIRPALSSDALSWRARMRSFSFAFAGLAFMLRTQPNAWAHLVATLLVICAGLLLRVSLSDWRWLIAAISSVWMAEAINTAIEHVCDVVSPGFDLSVKRAKDIAAGAVLVGAIGAAAIGATVFLPYLDGSTMVR, translated from the coding sequence ATGATCTGCTGCGCTCTTATCGCGTTCCTCTTCGCGCCTCTGCTCCTTCTGGCGCGCGCTTGCCGTGGGGCTTCTCGCGATCCTCTCGCTTGGCGGTTCCATGCGCCTATCCGCCCTGCTCTCTCATCGGACGCGCTCTCATGGCGCGCCCGGATGCGGAGCTTTTCTTTCGCCTTCGCCGGCCTCGCCTTCATGTTGCGCACGCAGCCCAATGCATGGGCTCACCTCGTGGCCACGCTGCTGGTCATCTGCGCCGGCCTCCTCCTGCGCGTGAGCCTATCCGATTGGCGCTGGCTGATCGCCGCCATCTCATCCGTCTGGATGGCGGAGGCGATCAACACCGCTATCGAACATGTCTGTGACGTCGTATCGCCTGGGTTCGACCTGTCTGTAAAGCGCGCCAAAGACATCGCCGCCGGCGCCGTCCTCGTAGGCGCGATCGGCGCCGCGGCAATCGGAGCTACAGTCTTTTTGCCCTATCTCGACGGATCGACCATGGTCCGATGA